In a single window of the Massilia oculi genome:
- a CDS encoding DUF2182 domain-containing protein, with translation MNLSDVEARLGRDRFLLLALIVVSLLASLCWAGLVLGGLVLGGAPLAAPAAAGGAGAAGAAGAAGAAIAAPTLAYQAGQLALVFLTWAGLCTAMMLPLASRATVLFARIAGERAAQRARLRTWLFVLGYLGAWTGFALLAAIAQWTLHESDHGGAVRHPLLLGLAMVAAGVYQWTPAKHACLEHCRAPLPGILAGWRDGLPGAFWRGAAHARQCLGCCWLLMLLLLAAGPDNAAAIAVVGLFVVAEIRLLSGHWIACAGGLALLALGTRLLFP, from the coding sequence ATGAACCTGAGCGACGTCGAAGCACGCCTTGGCCGCGACCGCTTCCTGCTGCTGGCCCTGATCGTCGTATCGCTGCTGGCCAGCCTGTGCTGGGCTGGCCTGGTGCTGGGTGGACTGGTGCTCGGCGGCGCGCCCCTTGCCGCACCCGCGGCGGCCGGCGGCGCGGGCGCCGCGGGTGCGGCCGGCGCGGCCGGCGCGGCCATCGCGGCGCCCACCCTGGCCTACCAGGCCGGCCAGCTGGCCCTGGTGTTCCTGACCTGGGCCGGCCTGTGCACGGCCATGATGCTGCCGCTGGCCAGCCGCGCCACGGTGCTGTTCGCGCGCATCGCCGGGGAGCGCGCGGCCCAGCGGGCGCGCCTGCGCACCTGGCTGTTCGTGCTCGGCTACCTGGGCGCCTGGACCGGTTTCGCGCTGCTGGCCGCGATCGCCCAATGGACGCTGCACGAATCCGACCACGGCGGCGCCGTGCGCCACCCCCTGCTGCTCGGCCTGGCCATGGTGGCGGCCGGCGTCTACCAGTGGACACCCGCCAAGCATGCCTGCCTGGAGCACTGCCGGGCACCCCTGCCCGGCATCCTGGCCGGCTGGCGCGACGGCCTGCCCGGCGCGTTCTGGCGCGGCGCCGCCCACGCCCGCCAGTGCCTGGGCTGCTGCTGGCTGCTGATGCTCCTGCTGCTGGCCGCCGGCCCGGACAACGCGGCCGCGATCGCGGTCGTCGGCCTGTTCGTGGTGGCCGAGATCCGCCTCCTCAGCGGCCACTGGATCGCCTGCGCGGGCGGGCTGGCGCTGCTCGCCCTGGGGACCAGACTGTTGTTTCCATGA
- a CDS encoding TIGR03571 family LLM class oxidoreductase, protein MEDFNRAYGQVFVPGRLTVGLMTPLAGQSGALADLASAQAHARLADALGFAALWTRDVPLMIPQGSANETAALDDPFLWLAALAAVTERIVLATGAIVLPLRHPLHVAKAALTLDRISHGRLLLGLGSGDRPEEFSRFGADLETRDLAFREHWRALHTALAPAPVADPEQYRVLPPPQARIPMLAVGSARQSLQWIAEHADGWASYHREEDRQKGRIALWHMAQDQRSPGMRKPFIQSVQLDLLDDPAAPLDAIELGLRTGRHALAAYLQRMRELGVAHILFNLHRGARPAEDVLRELGAEILPQL, encoded by the coding sequence ATGGAGGACTTCAACCGCGCATACGGGCAAGTCTTCGTCCCCGGCCGCCTGACGGTCGGGCTGATGACGCCCCTGGCGGGACAGTCCGGCGCCCTGGCCGATCTCGCATCGGCGCAAGCGCATGCGCGCCTGGCCGATGCGCTGGGCTTCGCCGCCCTCTGGACCCGCGACGTGCCGCTGATGATCCCGCAGGGCAGCGCCAACGAGACCGCGGCGCTGGACGACCCCTTCCTGTGGCTGGCCGCGCTGGCGGCGGTGACCGAGCGGATCGTGCTTGCCACCGGCGCCATCGTGCTGCCGCTGCGCCATCCGCTGCACGTGGCCAAGGCGGCGCTGACCCTGGACCGGATCAGCCACGGCCGCCTGCTGCTGGGCCTGGGTTCGGGCGACCGTCCCGAGGAATTCTCCCGTTTCGGGGCCGACCTGGAGACGCGCGACCTGGCCTTTCGCGAGCACTGGCGCGCCTTGCACACCGCGCTGGCGCCGGCGCCGGTCGCGGACCCGGAGCAATACCGCGTGCTGCCCCCGCCGCAGGCGCGCATCCCCATGCTCGCGGTGGGCAGCGCGAGACAGTCGCTGCAGTGGATCGCCGAACATGCGGATGGCTGGGCCAGCTATCACCGCGAGGAAGACCGGCAAAAAGGCCGGATCGCGCTCTGGCACATGGCGCAGGACCAGCGTTCGCCCGGGATGCGCAAGCCCTTCATCCAGTCGGTGCAGCTGGACTTGCTGGACGATCCGGCGGCGCCGCTCGATGCGATCGAGCTTGGCCTGCGCACGGGCCGCCATGCATTGGCCGCCTATCTGCAACGCATGCGCGAACTCGGCGTCGCCCACATCCTGTTCAACCTGCACCGGGGTGCGCGGCCGGCGGAGGACGTCCTGCGCGAGCTGGGCGCCGAGATTCTGCCGCAGCTCTAG
- a CDS encoding methylglyoxal synthase: MSVPTTPTAAHDMTITTAAPRIALIAHDKKKDDMISLAAEYRTFLQGCALSATGTTGGRLINELGLSVERKHSGPVGGDLQIGSLLVDGLIDCVIFLRDPMTPQPHEPDINALVRACDVHNIPCATNVSTARLVLSQLMGARSAA; the protein is encoded by the coding sequence ATGAGCGTCCCGACCACACCAACCGCCGCCCACGACATGACCATCACGACCGCCGCCCCACGCATCGCCCTGATCGCCCACGACAAGAAGAAGGACGACATGATCTCGCTCGCCGCCGAGTACCGCACGTTCCTGCAGGGCTGCGCCCTGTCGGCCACCGGCACCACCGGCGGGCGCCTGATCAACGAGCTGGGCCTCTCCGTCGAGCGCAAGCATTCGGGGCCGGTCGGCGGCGACCTGCAGATCGGTTCCCTGCTGGTCGACGGCCTGATCGATTGCGTGATCTTCCTGCGCGACCCGATGACGCCGCAGCCGCACGAGCCCGACATCAACGCCCTGGTGCGCGCCTGCGACGTGCACAATATCCCGTGCGCGACCAATGTCTCGACCGCGCGCCTGGTGCTGTCGCAACTGATGGGCGCGCGCAGCGCCGCCTGA
- a CDS encoding quinone oxidoreductase family protein, translating to MLAKAIRIAATGGPEVMEYVDVEAPAPGPGEARIVQHAIGLNFIDVYFRTGLYPQPLPGFLGKEGAGVVEAVGEGVTHVQPGDRVAYAGGPLGAYASVRTMPARFLVRLPDAIGFETAAAMMLQGLTVQYLLRQTYPVKAGDTILFHAAAGGVGLIACQWARALGVRLIGTVGSKEKGELALRHGAAHVIDYNDEDIVARVRELTGGEGVPVVYDSVGKDTFTASLDCLRRRGLMVSFGNASGAVEPFAPAELSRRGSLFLTRPTLFDYMSNQEEQEAMTAELFEMVGSGKVKVEVRQTFALAEAGEAHRALEARRTTGSTVLLP from the coding sequence ATGCTCGCCAAAGCGATCCGGATCGCCGCCACCGGCGGCCCAGAAGTGATGGAATACGTCGACGTCGAGGCGCCGGCGCCCGGACCGGGCGAGGCGCGCATCGTCCAGCACGCGATCGGCCTGAACTTCATCGACGTGTACTTCCGCACCGGCCTGTATCCGCAGCCGCTGCCCGGCTTTCTCGGCAAGGAAGGCGCGGGCGTGGTCGAGGCGGTGGGCGAGGGCGTGACCCACGTGCAGCCGGGCGACCGCGTGGCCTATGCCGGCGGACCGCTGGGCGCCTATGCCAGCGTGCGCACCATGCCGGCGCGCTTCCTGGTCAGGCTGCCCGACGCGATCGGCTTCGAGACCGCGGCCGCCATGATGCTGCAGGGCCTGACGGTGCAATACCTGCTGCGCCAGACGTATCCGGTCAAGGCCGGCGACACGATCCTGTTCCACGCCGCGGCCGGCGGCGTCGGCCTGATCGCCTGCCAGTGGGCGCGCGCGCTCGGCGTGCGCCTGATCGGCACCGTGGGCTCGAAGGAGAAGGGCGAGCTGGCGCTGCGCCACGGCGCGGCCCACGTCATCGACTACAACGACGAGGACATCGTCGCGCGCGTGCGCGAGCTCACCGGGGGCGAGGGCGTGCCCGTGGTGTACGACTCGGTGGGCAAGGACACCTTCACCGCCTCGCTCGACTGCCTGCGCCGGCGCGGCCTGATGGTCAGTTTCGGCAACGCCTCCGGCGCGGTCGAGCCGTTCGCGCCAGCCGAGCTGTCCAGGCGCGGCTCGCTGTTCCTGACCCGGCCGACCCTGTTCGACTACATGAGTAACCAGGAAGAGCAGGAGGCGATGACGGCCGAGCTGTTCGAGATGGTCGGCAGCGGCAAGGTCAAGGTCGAGGTGCGCCAGACCTTTGCCCTGGCCGAGGCGGGCGAGGCGCACCGCGCGCTGGAAGCGCGCCGCACGACCGGTTCGACGGTGCTGCTGCCATGA
- a CDS encoding glycoside hydrolase family 2 protein: MKHFGNALGAALWALVLSWHLNATAQAPAAPASASASAAEKTQASAPLQNIYGRQHLSLNGRWNYIVDPYETGYYNYRREPFDATPSGKGGFYDDLGPPQNGELVEYNFDLSPTLRTPGDWNSQDEKLVFYEGTVWMRRVFNAEPKEDKRYFLYFGAVNYESHVYLNGKKLGTHKGGFTPFQFDVSGKLNKGRNVVVVKVDNMRHQDEIPTVNTDWWNYGGITRDVLLAEVPATHIADYKVQLAKGDLKRIQGYVQLAGDQPRQSVSVTIPAAGISTTVQADASGRAAIDIDIDHAAGKLRYWSPETPILYDVEIAAGSDTVKDRVGLRTIETRGQDILLNGKPIFLRGISLHDENPLAQGRLRGEGDMRMMLQWARELNANFVRLAHYPHSERMSRLADEMGLLLWAEVPVYWTISWTNPDTYRNAERQLTDMVVRDKNRASVIVWSIGNETPVGEPRNVFMGRLSDAVRGLDDTRLVAAALEVHREGQRVVVEDPLAGKLDLASFNEYAGWYWSDPEDMLNYRFDIKVNKPVVVSEFGADALGGHHGDATTRWTEEYQERLYQNQFKLLTAIPGLRGMTPWILADFRSPRRPHPQYQDFWNRKGLISDTGQKKKAFHTLKRFYDGMQQKYR; this comes from the coding sequence ATGAAGCATTTTGGCAATGCATTGGGGGCGGCGCTGTGGGCGCTGGTCCTGTCCTGGCATCTGAACGCAACGGCGCAAGCGCCGGCAGCCCCGGCCTCGGCCTCGGCCTCGGCCGCGGAAAAAACGCAAGCGTCCGCGCCGCTGCAGAATATCTACGGCCGCCAGCATCTGAGCCTGAACGGCCGCTGGAACTACATCGTCGACCCCTACGAGACGGGCTATTACAACTACCGGCGCGAGCCGTTCGACGCGACGCCCTCGGGCAAGGGCGGCTTCTATGACGACCTGGGCCCGCCGCAGAATGGCGAACTGGTCGAGTACAACTTCGACCTGTCCCCCACGCTCAGGACTCCCGGCGACTGGAATTCGCAGGACGAGAAACTGGTGTTCTATGAAGGCACGGTGTGGATGCGGCGGGTGTTCAATGCCGAGCCGAAGGAGGACAAACGCTATTTCCTCTACTTTGGCGCGGTCAACTACGAGTCCCACGTCTACCTGAACGGCAAGAAGCTGGGCACGCACAAGGGCGGCTTCACGCCATTCCAGTTCGACGTCAGCGGCAAGCTGAATAAAGGCCGCAACGTCGTGGTGGTCAAGGTCGACAATATGCGTCACCAGGACGAGATCCCGACCGTGAACACCGACTGGTGGAACTATGGCGGCATCACGCGCGACGTGCTGCTGGCCGAAGTCCCCGCCACCCATATCGCCGACTACAAGGTGCAGCTGGCCAAGGGCGACCTGAAGCGCATCCAGGGCTACGTCCAGCTGGCCGGCGACCAGCCGCGGCAAAGCGTCAGCGTGACGATTCCCGCGGCAGGCATCAGCACCACGGTGCAGGCCGACGCCAGCGGCCGCGCCGCCATCGATATCGACATCGATCACGCGGCCGGCAAGCTGCGCTACTGGTCGCCCGAAACGCCGATCCTGTACGACGTCGAGATCGCGGCCGGGTCGGACACGGTGAAGGACAGGGTGGGTTTGCGCACCATCGAGACCCGCGGCCAGGACATCCTGCTCAACGGGAAGCCGATCTTTTTGCGCGGGATCTCGCTGCACGACGAGAACCCGCTGGCCCAGGGACGCCTGCGCGGCGAGGGCGATATGCGCATGATGCTGCAGTGGGCGCGCGAGCTCAACGCCAACTTCGTGCGCCTGGCCCACTATCCGCACAGCGAACGGATGTCGCGCCTGGCCGACGAGATGGGCCTGCTGCTGTGGGCCGAGGTGCCGGTGTACTGGACCATCTCGTGGACCAATCCCGACACCTACCGCAACGCCGAGCGCCAGCTGACCGACATGGTGGTGCGCGACAAGAACCGCGCCAGCGTCATCGTCTGGTCGATCGGGAACGAGACGCCGGTGGGCGAGCCGCGCAACGTCTTCATGGGCCGGCTGTCCGACGCCGTGCGCGGCCTGGACGACACGCGCCTGGTGGCGGCGGCGCTCGAAGTGCATCGCGAGGGCCAGCGTGTCGTGGTCGAGGATCCGCTGGCCGGCAAGCTGGACCTGGCCAGCTTCAACGAATACGCCGGCTGGTACTGGAGCGATCCCGAGGACATGCTGAACTACCGTTTCGACATCAAGGTGAACAAACCGGTGGTCGTCAGCGAGTTCGGCGCCGATGCGCTGGGCGGCCATCACGGCGACGCCACGACCCGCTGGACCGAGGAATACCAGGAACGCCTGTACCAGAACCAGTTCAAGCTGCTGACCGCGATCCCCGGCCTGCGCGGCATGACGCCGTGGATCCTGGCCGACTTCCGCTCGCCGCGCCGCCCGCATCCGCAATACCAGGATTTCTGGAACCGCAAGGGCCTGATCTCGGACACCGGCCAGAAGAAGAAAGCCTTCCATACCCTGAAGCGCTTTTACGATGGCATGCAGCAGAAATACCGATAG